The Gopherus flavomarginatus isolate rGopFla2 chromosome 18, rGopFla2.mat.asm, whole genome shotgun sequence genome segment GACTTCGGGTTGAGCTGCCCACGGGGCACTGCCATCGAGGCCCTGCCTGAGAACCTGCCCTACACCGCACCCGAGCTGTGCCACCTGGGGCCCTCGGCCCGCCTgccggcccagcccagcctggatgCCTGGGCGCTGGGCGTGCTGCTTTTCTGCGTGCTGACTGGCTTCTTCCCCTGGCACACGGCTGCCGACCGGCACTACCGGGACTTTGAGCGCTGGCATCGCAGCCCCCGCGTCCGCCCGCGCCCACCCCACTGGGGGCGCTTCACCTACGAGGCCCAGGAGATGCTGCGAGGGCtgctgcaccccgaccccatccagcGCAGTCCAGCCAGCATTGCCATGGCCCATGTCAAGtgcccctggctggagcccaaGGAGCCGGGCGCTGCCCGTGCAGACAGGACTCTGCTGAGGAGCAGCCATTGCCGCTGAGCCCCAGGCCCATGGGCACTGCCGCCAGGCACAGGCACCCGCCATGGCCAAGGGGACGCAGGGACCAAGGACTTGCAGGACACATTGCTTAGCAGGGACCATGGCCAGAGGCTGGTGCTGGGGGCCTGGCCTGGGGGATTGCAGAGAAGGCGGGAGCGGAGGAGGGGTAATAAAAGCACAATCCTAACATTAACGGCTCGGAGCTTCCTTCACCATACCAGAGCAATGGGGCTACCTGCCTGACACCGCCCCCCATGACCCACAAAGCCCCAGATCAGACCCATGTCCCA includes the following:
- the LOC127036712 gene encoding serine/threonine-protein kinase SBK2-like isoform X2, whose amino-acid sequence is MALKFIEKRDTELRDFLSEYCIALSLAAHPCIASALGIAFQTRHHYVFAQELAPARDLFSLLQPQVGFGIAELQVKRCALQLASALEFMGAKGLVHRDVKPENVLLLDPECRRVKLTDFGLSCPRGTAIEALPENLPYTAPELCHLGPSARLPAQPSLDAWALGVLLFCVLTGFFPWHTAADRHYRDFERWHRSPRVRPRPPHWGRFTYEAQEMLRGLLHPDPIQRSPASIAMAHVKCPWLEPKEPGAARADRTLLRSSHCR